From the Colletotrichum lupini chromosome 10, complete sequence genome, one window contains:
- a CDS encoding fatty acid synthase alpha subunit, with translation MASRMSRDITPRRPPHLMDPSIQPHFHEYLDIGKTLHTQYTTHSLPLYSHALCSSSLSRWCPLLTNLSLLFFSIKSNHLPFIRGPPNFQTTSTSPSLAFAKKKVLRALSASHIPSPQTPTPFHTIPSISRFSSQLRVIELSSSSQLFIMRPEVEQELAHTLLVELLAYQFASPVRWIETQDVFLAEKTAERVVEIGPADTLGVMAKRTLASKYEAYDAAKSVQRQILCYNKDAKEIYYEADPIEEEPEPAAASSSAPAAASSSAPAAAAAPAAAAAPAPSAGPAAQVADAPVQAIDILRALIAQKLKKPLAEVPLSKAIKDLVGGKSTLQNEILGDLGKEFGSTPEKPEDVPLDELGSSMQATFDGQLGKQSQALIARLISSKMPGGFNITAARKYLETRWGLASGRQDGTLLLALTMEPPARLGSEADAKAFLDDVTQKYAVTAGISLSTPQAGAAAGGSGGGMMMDPAAIDALTKDQRALFKQQLELLARYLKLDLRAGDKAYLNSQESEKVLQSQLDLWTAEHGDFYAAGIQPVFSSLKARSYDSSWNWARQDALHMYYDIIFGRLKAVDREIVSQCIRIMNRSNPTLVEFMQYHIDNCPAERGETYKLAKELGEQLIENCKEVLNANPVYKDVAVPTGPQTTVDARGNLNYEEVPRASCRKLEHYVQQMAEGGKISEYGNRTKVQNDLRRIYKLIKEQHKMSKTSQLEIKNLYGDVLRSLAMNENQIIPNEDSPSKKAKPGKVETIPFLHLKRKSLHGWDYSKKLTGYYLQSLEEAAKDGVTFAGKHALMTGAGAGSIGAEVLQGLISGGAKVVVTTSRFSREVTEYYQSMYTRFGARGSQLVVVPFNQGSKQDCEALIDYIYDPKNGLGWDLDFIVPFAAIPENGRQIDQIDSRSELAHRIMLTNLLRILGSVKTQKAERGFETRPAQVVLPLSPNHGTFGNDGLYSESKLALETLFNRWHSEDWGQYLTICGAVIGWTRGTGLMSGNNVVAEGVEAFGVRTFSQQEMAFNLLGLMSPAVVDLCQSEPVFADLNGGLQFIPDLNQTMTKLRKDIMETSEVRRAVTKETAIENKVVNGPNSEALYKKTLVEPRANLKFDFPTLPDWEEEIAPLNDRLKGMVDLEKVVVVTGFAEVGPWGNSRTRWEMEAHGEFSLEGCVEMAWIMGLIKNHNGPIKGKPAPYSGWVDAKTGEPVDDKDIKQKYEKYILEHSGIRLIEPELFGGYDPEQKQLLHEVVIEEDLEPFEASKETAEEFKREHGDKVEIFEIPESGEYIVRMKKGAALLIPKALRFDRLVAGQIPTGWDAKRYGVPEDIVSQVDPVTLFVLVSVAETLLSAGITDPYEFYKYVHVSEVGNCIGSGMGGAGALRGMHRDRYLDKPVQNDILQESFINTMAAWVNMLLISSSGPIKTPVGACATAVESVDIGYETIMEGKARIVFVGGFDDFGEEGSYEFANMKATSNAVDELAHGRTPAEMSRPTTTTRNGFMESQGCGVQLIMTAKLALDMGMPIHGILALTTTATDKIGRSVPAPGQGVLTTAREHAGKFPSPLLDINYRRRQIELRKKQIKQWQESELEYLYDEVEAIKAQGQEVNEKEYAHDRAEHIKREAERQEKDVLRSLGNNFWKNNPEIAPLRGALATWGLTIDDLEVASFHGTSTKANDKNESSVICQQLRHLGRKKGNAVMGIFQKYLTGHPKGAAGAWMMNGCLQVLNTGLVPGNRNADNVDPIMEQFDMIVYPSRTIQTDGIKAFSVTSFGFGQKGAQAIGVHPKYLFATLDEKTYEEYSAKVNARQKKAYSFFHKGLVNNTLFVPKSNAPYTDEQLSKVLLNPDARVTEDKKTSTISYPSNFMKASEKTVTSTAAKATQDMMEGLAKKVANKNSNVGVDVEDISAINIENETFIERNFTAGEIKYCQSAPSPQSSFAGRWSAKEAVFKSLGVSSKGAGAPLKDIEIAKDESGAPTVKLHGEAAAAAKKVGLSDISVSISHSETQAIAFMGYRQAWDLACSLWSFLTSYKPGSIDCGYTLGGV, from the exons ATGGCCAGTCGAATGTCTCGAGACATTACCCCCCGCCGCCCACCTCACCTCATggatccatccatccaaccTCACTTCCATGA GTACCTCGACATTGGGAAAACCCTCCATACGCAGTACACTACACACTCCCTCCCTCTCTACTCTCACGCACTCTGCTCATCTTCCTTGAGCCG TTGGTGTCCTCTCCTCACAAA CCtgtctcttctttttttttcaatCAAATCCAACCATCTTCCCTTCATCCGTGGTCCTCCCAACTTCCAAACCACTTCTACATCTCCCTCGCTCGCCTTCGCCA AAAAAAAAGTCTTGCGAGCTTTGTCTGCTTCACATATACCCTCACCGCAGACACCAACGCCATTCCACACT ATACCCTCAATTTCTCGGTTCTCCTCCCAGCTCCGTGTCATTGAGCTTTCCAGCTCCTCCCAGCTATTCATAATGCGTCCCGAAGTCGAGCAAGAGCTTGCCCACACTCTCCTTGTGGAGCTGCTTGCCTACCAATTCGCCTCGCCCGTGCGGTGGATTGAGACCCAAGATGTTTTCCTGGCCGAGAAGACCGCCGAGAGGGTGGTTGAAATCGGCCCCGCTGATACCCTCGGTGTGATGGCCAAGCGCACTCTCGCCTCAAAGTACGAAGCCTACGATGCTGCCAAGTCTGTCCAGCGCCAAATCCTCTGCTACAACAAGGACGCAAAGGAAATCTACTACGAGGCCGACCCCATCGAGGAGGAGCCAGAGCCAGCTGCCGCTTCATCGAGCGCGCCGGCCGCTGCTTCTTCCTCTGCCCCTGCGGCTGCTGCCGCTCCCGCTGCTGCGGCTGCCCCCGCGCCCAGCGCCGGCCCTGCCGCTCAGGTTGCCGATGCCCCCGTCCAGGCAATCGACATCCTGCGAGCTCTTATTGCTCAAAAGCTCAAGAAGCCCTTGGCTGAGGTTCCCTTGAGCAAGGCCATCAAGGACCTTGTTGGCG GCAAATCTACCCTTCAGAACGAAATCCTTGGTGATCTCGGCAAGGAATTCGGTTCAACACCAGAGAAGCCCGAAGATGTTCCTCTCGACGAGCTCGGTTCCTCCATGCAGGCCACTTTCGACGGCCAGCTTGGCAAGCAATCTCAGGCACTTATTGCCCGCCTGATCTCCTCCAAGATGCCCGGTGGCTTCAACATCACGGCCGCGAGAAAATACCTCGAGACAAGATGGGGCCTGGCTTCCGGAAGACAGGATGGCACTCTCCTGCTCGCTCTCACCATGGAGCCCCCTGCTCGTCTGGGATCCGAGGCTGATGCCAAGGCTTTCCTGGACGACGTCACCCAGAAGTACGCCGTCACTGCTGGTATCAGCCTGAGCACCCCTCAGGCTGGTGCCGCCGCCGGCGGCTCTGGCGGTGGCATGATGATGGACCCCGCGGCCATCGATGCCCTCACCAAGGACCAGCGCGCCCTCTTTAAGCAGCAGCTTGAGCTCCTCGCGAGATACCTCAAGCTGGATCTCCGTGCCGGCGACAAGGCCTACCTCAACTCCCAGGAGTCCGAGAAGGTCCTCCAGTCCCAGCTCGACCTCTGGACTGCCGAGCACGGTGACTTCTACGCCGCCGGCATCCAGCCCGTCTTCAGCTCCCTCAAGGCTCGCTCCTACGATTCATCCTGGAACTGGGCGCGCCAGGATGCCCTCCACATGTACTACGACATTATTTTCGGCCGCCTCAAGGCTGTTGACCGTGAGATTGTCAGCCAGTGCATCCGCATCATGAACCGCTCCAATCCCACTCTCGTCGAGTTCATGCAGTACCACATTGACAACTGCCCTGCGGAGCGCGGAGAGACCTACAAGCTCGCCAAGGAGCTGGGTGAGCAGCTCATCGAGAACTGCAAGGAGGTTCTCAACGCCAACCCCGTCTACAAGGACGTCGCTGTCCCCACCGGTCCCCAGACCACCGTCGACGCTCGCGGCAACCTCAACTACGAGGAGGTCCCCCGCGCCAGCTGCCGCAAGTTGGAGCACTACGTCCAGCAGATGGCTGAGGGTGGCAAGATCTCTGAGTACGGCAACCGCACCAAGGTTCAGAACGATCTGCGCCGCATCTACAAGCTCATCAAGGAGCAGCACAAGATGTCCAAGACCTCGCAGCTCGAGATCAAGAACCTCTACGGCGACGTCTTGCGTTCTCTCGCGATGAACGAGAACCAGATCATCCCCAACGAGGACAGCCCCTCCAAGAAGGCCAAGCCCGGCAAGGTCGAGACCATCCCCTTCCTGCACCTCAAGCGCAAGAGCCTCCACGGCTGGGACTACAGCAAGAAGCTCACAGGCTACTACCTGCAGTCTCTTGAGGAGGCTGCCAAGGACGGTGTCACCTTCGCTGGCAAGCACGCCCTCATGACTGGTGCCGGTGCCGGTTCCATCGGTGCTGAGGTCCTTCAGGGCCTCATCAGCGGTGGTGCCAAGGTCGTCGTCACTACCAGCAGATTCTCTCGCGAGGTCACTGAGTACTACCAGTCCATGTACACCCGCTTCGGAGCTCGTGGCTCCCAGCTTGTTGTTGTGCCCTTCAACCAGGGTAGCAAGCAGGACTGCGAGGCTCTCATTGACTACATCTACGACCCCAAGAACGGCCTCGGCTGGGATCTGGACTTCATTGTGCCCTTCGCTGCCATTCCCGAGAACGGACGCCAGATTGACCAGATCGACTCTCGTTCCGAGCTGGCTCACCGCATCATGTTGACCAACCTGCTCCGCATTCTCGGAAGCGTCAAGACCCAGAAGGCTGAGCGTGGTTTCGAGACCCGTCCCGCCCAGGTCGTCCTGCCTCTGTCCCCCAACCACGGTACCTTCGGTAACGATGGTCTCTACTCCGAGTCCAAGCTTGCCCTGGAGACTCTGTTCAACAGATGGCACTCTGAGGACTGGGGTCAGTACCTCACCATCTGCGGTGCCGTCATTGGCTGGACCCGTGGTACTGGTCTCATGAGCGGCAACAATGTTGTCGCCGAGGGCGTCGAGGCTTTCGGCGTTCGTACCTTCTCCCAGCAGGAGATGGCCTTCAACCTTTTGGGTCTCATGTCTCCTGCTGTTGTCGACCTCTGCCAGAGCGAGCCCGTCTTCGCCGACCTGAACGGTGGTCTTCAGTTCATCCCCGACCTCAACCAGACCATGACCAAGCTCCGCAAGGACATCATGGAGACTAGCGAGGTCCGCCGCGCTGTCACCAAGGAGACTGCCATTGAGAACAAGGTTGTCAACGGCCCCAACTCTGAGGCTCTCTACAAGAAGACCCTCGTTGAGCCCCGTGCCAACCTCAAGTTCGACTTCCCCACCCTTCCCGACTGGGAAGAGGAGATTGCTCCCCTCAACGACCGCCTCAAGGGCATGGTCGACTTGGAGaaggtcgtcgtcgtcaccgGTTTCGCTGAGGTTGGTCCTTGGGGTAACTCCCGTACCCGTTGGGAGATGGAGGCTCACGGCGAGTTCTCTCTTGAGGGTTGCGTTGAGATGGCCTGGATCATGGGTCTGATCAAGAACCACAACGGTCCCATCAAGGGCAAGCCTGCTCCCTACTCCGGCTGGGTTGACGCCAAGACTGGCGAGCCCGTCGATGACAAGGACATCAAGCAGAAGTACGAGAAGTACATTCTCGAGCACTCGGGTATCCGTCTCATTGAGCCTGAGCTCTTCGGCGGCTACGACCCTGAGCAGAAGCAGCTTCTTCACGAGGTTGTCATCGAGGAGGACCTCGAGCCCTTCGAGGCGTCCAAGGAGACTGCCGAGGAGTTCAAGCGCGAGCACGGCGATAAGGTCGAGATCTTTGAGATCCCCGAGTCTGGCGAGTACATTGTCCGCATGAAGAAGGGAGCTGCTCTCTTGATCCCCAAGGCTCTCCGCTTCGACAGACTCGTCGCTGGCCAGATCCCCACTGGTTGGGACGCCAAGAGATACGGTGTCCCCGAGGACATTGTCTCCCAGGTCGACCCAGTCACCCTTTTCGTCCTTGTTTCCGTTGCCGAGACTCTGTTGTCGGCCGGTATCACCGACCCCTACGAGTTCTACAAGTATGTCCACGTCTCCGAGGTGGGCAACTGTATCGGATCCGGTATGGGTGGTGCTGGCGCTCTCCGTGGCATGCACAGAGACCGCTACCTCGACAAGCCCGTCCAGAACGACATTCTCCAGGAGTCTTTCATCAACACCATGGCCGCCTGGGTTAACATGTTGTTGATCTCTTCCTCTGGTCCCATCAAGACCCCTGTCGGTGCTTGCGCCACCGCTGTCGAGTCCGTCGACATTGGTTACGAGACCATCATGGAGGGCAAGGCTCGCATCGTCTTCGTCGGTGGTTTCGATGACTTCGGTGAGGAGGGCTCTTACGAGTTCGCCAACATGAAGGCCACCAGCAACGCCGTCGATGAGCTTGCCCACGGCCGTACCCCCGCCGAGATGTCGCgtcccaccaccaccacccgtAACGGATTCATGGAGTCCCAGGGTTGCGGTGTCCAGCTTATCATGACCGCCAAGCTCGCCCTTGACATGGGCATGCCCATCCACGGTATTCTGGCCTTGACTACCACTGCTACCGACAAGATTGGCCGATCCGTTCCCGCTCCTGGCCAGGGTGTCTTGACCACTGCTCGCGAGCACGCCGGCAAGTTCCCTTCGCCTCTGCTCGACATCAACTACCGTCGCCGCCAGATCGAGCTTCGCAAGAAGCAGATCAAGCAGTGGCAGGAGTCTGAGCTCGAGTACCTCTACGATGAGGTCGAGGCCATCAAGGCTCAGGGCCAGGAGGTCAACGAGAAGGAGTACGCCCACGACCGTGCCGAGCACATCAAGAGGGAGGCCGAACGCCAGGAGAAGGATGTTCTCCGCAGCCTCGGCAACAACTTCTGGAAGAACAACCCGGAGATTGCTCCTCTCCGTGGTGCCCTCGCTACCTGGGGTCTCACCATCGACGACCTCGAGGTTGCCTCTTTCCACGGTACTTCCACCAAGGCCAACGACAAGAACGAGTCTTCTGTCatctgccagcagctccgcCACCTTGGCCGCAAGAAGGGTAACGCCGTCATGGGTATCTTCCAGAAGTACCTTACTGGTCACCCCAAGGGTGCCGCCGGTGCCTGGATGATGAACGGCTGCTTGCAGGTGCTCAACACCGGTTTGGTCCCGGGCAACCGCAACGCCGACAACGTCGACCCCATCATGGAGCAGTTCGACATGATTGTCTACCCCAGCCGCACCATCCAGACCGATGGTATCAAGGCCTTCTCCGTCACCTCTTTCGGTTTCGGTCAGAAGGGTGCCCAGGCCATTGGTGTGCACCCCAAGTACCTCTTCGCCACCCTTGACGAGAAGACGTACGAGGAGTACTCCGCCAAGGTCAACGCTCGCCAGAAGAAGGCGTACAGCTTCTTCCACAAGGGCCTGGTCAACAACACGCTCTTCGTGCCCAAGTCCAACGCTCCTTACACCGACGAGCAGCTCAGCAAGGTTCTTCTGAACCCCGATGCTCGCGTCACCGAGGACAAGAAGACCTCCACCATCTCTTACCCCTCCAACTTCATGAAGGCGTCTGAGAAGACTGTCACCTCCACGGCGGCCAAGGCCACCCAGGACATGATGGAGGGTCTGGCCAAGAAGGTCGCCAACAAGAACAGCAACGTTGGTGTTGACGTTGAGGACATCTCCGCCATCAACATTGAGAACGAGACGTTTATTGAGCGCAACTTCACCGCCGGTGAGATCAAGTACTGCCAGTCCGCGCCCAGCCCTCAGAGCTCGTTCGCTGGCCGGTGGAGCGCAAAGGAGGCCGTCTTCAAGTCTCTTGGGGTCTCCAGCAAGGGTGCCGGTGCGCCGCTGAAGGATATCGAGATTGCCAAGGACGAGTCTGGCGCCCCTACTGTCAAG CTCCACGGCGAAGCTGCTGCGGCTGCCAAGAAGGTTGGCCTTTCAGACATTAGCGTCTCCATCTCACACTCTGAGACGCAGGCGATTGCG TTCATGGGATATAGGCAGGCATGGGATCTTGCTTGTTCACTTTGGTCGTTTTTGACATCATACAAGCCTGGGAGTATAGACTGCGGGTACACTTTGGGAGGAGTGTAG